One segment of Allorhodopirellula heiligendammensis DNA contains the following:
- a CDS encoding beta family protein translates to MTCVTDGNYFPVLRQKKYELQAIENLAAIPDAVVCPVISIKPGSVKEKPKGQRQTIVETWAQTATEYPIVLCISSEDWPNAESRLLSLPRELKVVGGCYAKDLPVCRASLKRMDDRFRCGVAVLGNSGTPDQRSDSKHLEQIAKERRTQFICELGPWERSLSDLNHCLASLVPKLSRLTEETPAIVAGSYPKDHSGIAYNSIETIERIEWSAFLQSDSNAIYKFGDYGTVWGDPDEGQGGNTLVYPSLRYTINGHHLVFRSEGCFMNKNQQKTHDLIRTLVQDKRFCGASFSWGDQHFADAAVGSPTALSNVRGLARPFEWNHHLAYVARDVAALASPPEIGGVRQEVR, encoded by the coding sequence GTGACTTGTGTAACTGACGGGAACTACTTCCCCGTGCTGCGGCAGAAGAAGTATGAACTGCAAGCGATTGAAAACTTAGCAGCGATCCCAGACGCGGTGGTTTGCCCTGTTATTTCGATAAAGCCGGGATCGGTGAAAGAAAAGCCGAAGGGCCAGCGACAAACCATTGTCGAAACATGGGCGCAAACAGCGACGGAATACCCGATCGTGCTTTGTATCAGTTCCGAGGACTGGCCTAACGCCGAATCTCGCTTGCTCTCATTGCCAAGGGAGCTGAAGGTTGTCGGCGGATGCTACGCCAAGGATCTTCCCGTTTGCCGTGCCTCGCTTAAACGGATGGACGATCGCTTCCGGTGCGGCGTGGCAGTTTTAGGCAATAGTGGAACTCCGGATCAACGATCCGATTCGAAACATCTGGAGCAAATAGCGAAAGAAAGACGCACGCAGTTTATCTGCGAACTCGGCCCATGGGAACGCAGCTTAAGTGACCTAAATCATTGTCTCGCTTCACTTGTGCCGAAACTGTCGAGACTGACGGAAGAAACTCCGGCAATCGTTGCGGGCTCCTATCCGAAGGATCACTCCGGGATTGCGTACAACTCGATAGAAACGATTGAGAGGATCGAATGGTCTGCGTTTTTGCAATCAGATTCGAACGCGATTTACAAGTTTGGCGACTATGGAACTGTTTGGGGCGACCCGGACGAGGGCCAGGGAGGCAACACGTTGGTTTACCCTTCGCTTCGATACACGATAAACGGCCACCATCTCGTGTTCCGAAGCGAAGGCTGCTTTATGAACAAGAACCAGCAAAAGACGCACGACTTAATTCGGACACTCGTTCAAGATAAAAGATTCTGCGGAGCTTCGTTCAGTTGGGGCGACCAGCACTTTGCGGATGCAGCGGTGGGATCACCAACGGCTCTGTCGAACGTGCGTGGACTGGCCCGCCCCTTCGAGTGGAACCATCACTTGGCGTACGTTGCAAGAGACGTTGCCGCTCTCGCCTCGCCGCCAGAGATAGGCGGAGTTCGTCAAGAAGTTCGTTGA